The Alkalicoccobacillus plakortidis genome contains a region encoding:
- a CDS encoding NADH:flavin oxidoreductase/NADH oxidase family protein, with protein sequence MKQSQSILANELHLSNGTTIKNRFFKSAMSEALASKNHNTSKSLIHLYETWAKGGAGLVMTGNVMIDRKALGEPGNVVVEDERDLDMLKKWAEAGTKGGTHLWMQLNHPGGQSPKTLSKEPVAPSAVSLSGDLGTFFNQPRALLDNEIEELITRFGEAARVAKKAGFTGVQIHAAHGYLISQFLSPHYNQRTDKWGGNLENRMRFLLETYKEIRKQVGDVYPIGIKLNSADFQRGGFTEEESIEVLKRMSEIGIDLIEISGGNYENPKMLVAEVKESTKKREAYFIEFASKAKELIPTPLVVTGGFRTEVGMTEAIESGAVDMIGIAKPLALLPDLPNRIFQGTYETIQTKPIRTGIKMVDKTASMIELGCMNNSWREWAS encoded by the coding sequence ATGAAACAGAGTCAATCTATTCTAGCTAATGAACTACACCTTTCAAATGGCACAACCATTAAGAATCGTTTCTTTAAATCAGCAATGAGTGAAGCATTGGCTTCAAAAAATCATAATACGTCAAAGTCCTTAATTCACTTATATGAAACGTGGGCTAAGGGCGGGGCCGGTCTTGTTATGACAGGAAATGTAATGATTGATCGGAAAGCATTGGGAGAACCCGGGAACGTGGTTGTGGAGGATGAACGTGATTTAGACATGCTCAAAAAGTGGGCAGAAGCGGGCACCAAAGGAGGAACACATCTTTGGATGCAGCTTAATCATCCAGGTGGGCAGTCACCTAAAACCTTATCAAAGGAACCTGTAGCTCCAAGTGCTGTTTCACTTTCAGGTGATCTAGGAACCTTCTTTAACCAACCACGCGCTCTTCTAGATAATGAAATTGAAGAGCTGATTACTCGTTTTGGAGAGGCTGCAAGGGTTGCTAAAAAAGCTGGATTTACTGGAGTACAAATTCATGCAGCACATGGATATCTAATTAGTCAGTTCTTGTCTCCACACTATAATCAGCGAACAGATAAGTGGGGTGGAAACCTAGAAAATCGCATGAGGTTTCTACTTGAAACGTATAAAGAAATACGAAAGCAAGTCGGAGATGTATATCCAATTGGTATCAAGTTAAATTCAGCTGATTTTCAACGTGGTGGTTTCACGGAAGAGGAATCGATAGAGGTTCTTAAGAGAATGTCCGAAATCGGCATCGATCTGATTGAGATATCGGGAGGCAACTATGAGAATCCCAAGATGCTAGTAGCCGAAGTCAAAGAATCAACAAAGAAACGAGAAGCTTATTTTATAGAATTTGCGAGTAAGGCAAAAGAATTAATCCCTACGCCACTTGTTGTAACCGGAGGGTTTCGCACAGAAGTTGGCATGACAGAAGCGATAGAAAGTGGAGCTGTCGATATGATTGGTATTGCAAAACCACTTGCACTTCTACCTGATTTACCAAATAGGATCTTTCAAGGTACGTATGAAACGATTCAGACTAAACCGATTCGCACGGGAATTAAAATGGTAGATAAAACCGCTTCTATGATAGAACTAGGCTGTATGAACAACAGCTGGCGAGAATGGGCAAGTTGA
- a CDS encoding TetR/AcrR family transcriptional regulator: protein MARNKEFDEQEVLNKAMEVFWKQGYEKTSLQDLVDHMDIHRRSIYDTFGDKRALFMKALMHYEETITTRIQKKIESTIMVKQAIRDVFEVVIHSDDQYPKGCLTVNAAVELSLLDQEVSKRVTEMFEKTEILFYDLLIYGQETGEISKSLDAKGLSHFIHNSLVGLRVLAKTMEDQKKMESIVDLTLSTLE, encoded by the coding sequence ATGGCAAGAAATAAAGAGTTTGATGAACAAGAAGTGTTGAATAAAGCAATGGAAGTATTCTGGAAGCAAGGGTATGAGAAAACATCTCTACAGGATCTGGTTGACCATATGGATATCCATCGTAGAAGTATCTATGACACTTTTGGTGATAAGCGTGCTCTTTTTATGAAAGCTTTAATGCATTATGAGGAAACAATCACAACAAGAATACAGAAAAAAATAGAATCAACAATTATGGTTAAACAAGCGATAAGAGATGTCTTTGAGGTTGTGATTCACTCAGATGATCAGTATCCAAAAGGTTGTTTGACCGTGAATGCAGCAGTGGAGTTATCATTACTTGATCAAGAAGTATCAAAAAGGGTTACGGAAATGTTTGAGAAGACAGAAATACTTTTTTATGATCTATTAATATACGGACAAGAAACAGGAGAAATATCTAAAAGCCTTGATGCTAAAGGGTTATCTCACTTTATCCATAACTCATTAGTAGGATTACGAGTATTAGCAAAGACTATGGAAGATCAGAAAAAAATGGAATCAATTGTGGATTTAACATTATCTACTTTAGAATAA
- a CDS encoding ArsR/SmtB family transcription factor, whose translation MTALQERDVYVAIADPTRRKIVHLLAHSNELPLYELTNHFEMGRTAVSKHLKILDDANLVTKRRIGRETRYQFNPEPLLEIKNWITYYEQFWTERTNILRDLLEE comes from the coding sequence ATGACTGCACTCCAGGAACGTGATGTGTACGTGGCAATTGCGGATCCTACGCGACGAAAAATTGTCCACTTATTGGCTCATTCAAATGAACTACCACTGTACGAATTAACGAATCACTTTGAAATGGGACGAACAGCCGTCTCGAAACACCTCAAAATTTTAGATGACGCAAACCTAGTGACCAAACGCCGCATAGGAAGAGAAACAAGGTATCAATTTAATCCTGAACCTTTACTAGAAATCAAAAATTGGATCACCTATTACGAACAATTTTGGACTGAACGAACAAATATACTTAGAGACCTATTGGAGGAATAG
- a CDS encoding SRPBCC family protein: protein MPTISLDFQFKSPINKVWDALTHSETLAKWVMENNFRPIVGYKCQFHNKKIGLTVESEVLVVDKPNKLSYTWIGGPIDTIVTWTLRQEDEITHLHLEHTGFKEENHEFNGAKYGWTNMVESLKDVVENERG from the coding sequence ATGCCAACCATCTCACTTGATTTTCAATTTAAAAGTCCTATTAACAAGGTTTGGGATGCCTTAACCCATTCAGAAACCTTGGCAAAATGGGTAATGGAGAATAATTTCAGACCTATCGTAGGATATAAATGCCAATTCCACAATAAAAAAATTGGATTAACCGTAGAGAGTGAAGTGCTGGTTGTTGATAAACCTAATAAACTATCTTATACGTGGATAGGTGGTCCAATTGACACGATTGTTACCTGGACACTTAGACAAGAGGATGAAATCACTCACCTGCACTTAGAACACACTGGCTTCAAGGAAGAAAACCATGAATTCAACGGAGCAAAATATGGTTGGACAAATATGGTTGAGTCATTAAAAGATGTAGTAGAAAATGAGAGGGGTTAA
- a CDS encoding FAD-dependent oxidoreductase, producing the protein MGLLKDVFSIFKKSELTYKRKIEESDDIFTFYFDKPKDLDWQAGQHGLFTITHQKIKNGTRPFTIATSPAEDELSITTKLTGELSAFKQSLSELETGMKINMSGPVGSFYLKDSNPALLIAGGVGITPYRAILKQIENEGLNNREIKLLYISKPEETIYKEELTDLSTRLSVSVEFITEKSNLYPLIDQFSALHINNGQYYIAGSKPFVESVTNHIKGKGIRKAQIHKDTFLGYN; encoded by the coding sequence ATGGGATTATTAAAAGATGTATTCTCGATCTTTAAAAAAAGTGAACTAACATACAAAAGAAAAATAGAGGAATCAGATGACATTTTTACTTTTTATTTCGATAAGCCAAAGGACTTAGATTGGCAAGCCGGTCAACATGGCTTATTCACAATTACACATCAAAAAATTAAAAACGGTACACGTCCATTCACTATTGCCACTTCACCAGCGGAAGATGAGCTAAGCATCACTACTAAACTAACAGGGGAATTAAGTGCCTTTAAACAAAGTTTAAGCGAACTAGAGACAGGCATGAAGATAAACATGAGTGGTCCTGTGGGCTCTTTTTATTTGAAAGATTCTAACCCAGCACTATTAATCGCAGGTGGAGTCGGTATTACCCCCTATCGTGCTATCTTAAAACAGATAGAAAACGAGGGTTTGAATAACAGAGAAATCAAGCTGCTTTACATCTCTAAGCCAGAAGAAACCATTTATAAAGAAGAGCTGACTGACCTCAGCACACGATTGTCAGTCAGTGTAGAGTTCATAACCGAAAAATCAAACCTCTACCCACTAATTGACCAATTTAGTGCATTACATATTAATAATGGCCAATACTACATCGCTGGCTCAAAACCATTTGTCGAGTCCGTAACCAATCACATAAAAGGAAAAGGTATTAGAAAAGCACAGATCCACAAAGATACGTTTTTAGGATACAATTAA
- a CDS encoding TetR/AcrR family transcriptional regulator — MRNKEKTYNEIVQTAYVMFSEKGFDQTSLSSIASEIGISKPAIYYYFKSKDELIKYLFDKIVQEIQSLTSVELETITTTNFKQNLYQLGEAAISHQEKDVHFNHLFNQYMLLASRDTYYSERLLKIQQDFLNTFYDLLTYAVKINAIKDENILIKSQLLALVFDNITNFILTDMKLDYKKIWIEAVDSVLSGVEHHEQ; from the coding sequence ATGCGAAATAAAGAAAAAACGTACAACGAAATTGTCCAAACGGCTTATGTGATGTTCTCTGAAAAAGGATTTGATCAAACAAGTTTGTCCAGTATCGCTTCAGAAATAGGGATATCTAAGCCAGCTATCTATTATTACTTTAAGTCCAAAGATGAATTAATTAAGTATCTATTTGACAAAATCGTTCAGGAAATTCAATCCCTCACTTCTGTTGAATTAGAGACCATTACAACTACAAACTTTAAGCAAAACCTATATCAATTAGGTGAAGCGGCCATTAGTCATCAAGAAAAAGACGTCCACTTTAATCATTTGTTTAATCAGTATATGTTACTTGCCTCTCGTGACACTTATTATTCGGAACGCCTTTTAAAAATCCAACAAGATTTCTTAAACACCTTTTATGATCTATTAACTTATGCTGTAAAAATTAATGCGATCAAAGACGAAAATATCTTAATTAAGTCTCAATTGCTTGCTCTAGTCTTTGATAACATTACGAATTTCATCTTAACCGATATGAAATTAGACTATAAAAAAATCTGGATAGAAGCTGTAGACAGTGTTCTCAGTGGGGTTGAACATCATGAGCAATAA